Proteins co-encoded in one Psychromonas sp. L1A2 genomic window:
- a CDS encoding TIGR01621 family pseudouridine synthase yields MLEQIEAKNAYFSLIAENDDFVVINKHAGINFHSEDGEFGVVVAVEKFLKQKLFSVHRLDKMTSGLLLLAKSSQVANGLSELFRTQQIQKYYVAIADKKPKKSQGLIKGGMEKSRRSMWKLTRGQDNLAITQFFSYSLGEGKRLFVVKPKTGKTHQIRVALKSVGSAIIGDPIYAAEEAYRYDRGYLHAYQIQFTYADQAFNFMALPDTGSEFLSEACQAKLSTLTDCSLLNWPKI; encoded by the coding sequence ATGCTTGAACAAATAGAAGCAAAAAATGCATACTTTTCATTAATCGCAGAGAATGATGACTTTGTTGTTATTAATAAACATGCAGGAATTAATTTTCACAGCGAAGATGGCGAGTTTGGTGTTGTTGTTGCCGTTGAAAAATTTTTAAAGCAAAAGTTATTCAGCGTACATCGTTTAGATAAAATGACATCAGGCTTGTTATTACTGGCTAAGTCATCGCAAGTAGCAAATGGTTTATCTGAATTATTTAGAACTCAACAAATTCAAAAATATTATGTAGCAATTGCCGATAAAAAACCTAAAAAGAGCCAAGGCTTAATTAAAGGTGGAATGGAAAAGTCACGCCGTTCGATGTGGAAGTTAACGCGAGGTCAAGATAACTTAGCCATCACTCAATTTTTTAGTTATTCATTAGGTGAGGGAAAACGTTTATTTGTTGTTAAACCTAAAACCGGAAAAACACATCAAATTCGTGTTGCATTAAAAAGTGTCGGCAGTGCCATTATTGGTGATCCTATCTATGCAGCTGAAGAAGCTTATCGTTATGATCGTGGCTATCTACATGCGTATCAAATTCAATTTACCTATGCTGATCAAGCTTTTAATTTTATGGCGTTACCAGATACAGGATCTGAGTTTTTGTCTGAGGCTTGCCAAGCTAAACTATCCACGTTAACTGATTGTAGTTTATTGAACTGGCCAAAAATTTAA
- a CDS encoding UPF0149 family protein: MSDHLNNVFIDFISFNENHKQFANLQAPYYQLGFICSVQALPELVDLEQWLSYLWLDGVDISFDNEQQAAEYAKQVLALVSNIQNLYQQAIPLDDLNSQQWLTEQDTLSDYAIQFASGFLVAIELFNDHWVMVEQDFNTQNILQTTILLLSKLAPAENIDQQHVELLAQLPEPVEILRILPQLLSNLAYSAAQNAPADL, encoded by the coding sequence ATGTCCGATCATCTAAATAATGTATTTATAGATTTTATTTCTTTTAATGAAAATCATAAGCAATTTGCTAATTTGCAGGCACCTTATTATCAACTTGGATTTATATGTAGTGTTCAAGCATTACCTGAGTTAGTGGACCTTGAACAATGGTTGTCTTATTTATGGTTAGACGGAGTGGATATTAGCTTCGATAATGAACAGCAAGCTGCTGAATATGCAAAACAAGTGTTAGCGTTAGTGTCTAATATTCAAAATTTATATCAACAAGCCATTCCATTAGATGATTTAAACAGCCAACAATGGCTAACAGAGCAAGATACATTATCGGATTATGCAATTCAGTTTGCTAGTGGATTTTTAGTCGCTATTGAGCTTTTTAATGATCATTGGGTAATGGTTGAGCAAGATTTTAATACTCAGAATATATTACAAACCACTATTTTATTGTTAAGTAAATTAGCACCTGCCGAAAATATAGATCAGCAACATGTAGAGCTTTTAGCACAGCTACCAGAACCTGTTGAAATATTAAGAATACTACCGCAACTATTAAGTAATTTAGCTTATAGTGCAGCGCAAAATGCGCCAGCTGATCTATAA
- a CDS encoding DUF350 domain-containing protein, with the protein MNELITTLDLSGSLIGYLAIDMAVAILLLGCIRYAMGMIGKVDTADELAKKDNFAYGISMAGGVAAMGIALSGAITGELAGSYQIEFIGMLSYGLAGLILIKAGRYIHDKFALPDFNKQELILDRNIAVALVDAASVIATAIVVRAAIMWVDGLTVDTFIALIAAWIVSQVMLVIITRLFEWKYAKNNGISFQTALVNEHIALSLRYSGYLISTAMSVTAASYFIIFDANALWLGIAQWVVISIILMALLTVLTAIAKFLVLWGINRREEVEDQQNVGIATIELATSFSIALLLMGLMS; encoded by the coding sequence ATGAATGAATTAATCACAACGTTAGATCTCAGTGGATCGCTGATAGGTTATTTAGCAATTGATATGGCAGTGGCTATCTTATTATTAGGCTGTATTCGTTATGCGATGGGTATGATTGGTAAAGTTGATACTGCTGATGAATTAGCAAAAAAAGATAACTTTGCTTATGGCATCAGTATGGCTGGTGGTGTGGCAGCAATGGGTATTGCGTTAAGTGGTGCGATCACTGGTGAACTAGCAGGATCATACCAAATAGAGTTTATTGGTATGCTTAGCTACGGTTTAGCAGGTTTAATTTTAATTAAAGCAGGACGTTATATTCATGACAAATTTGCGTTACCTGATTTTAATAAACAAGAGTTAATTTTAGACCGTAACATTGCTGTTGCACTGGTTGATGCCGCTTCAGTTATTGCCACTGCAATTGTTGTACGTGCTGCCATTATGTGGGTTGATGGATTAACTGTAGATACCTTTATTGCTTTGATCGCAGCATGGATTGTTTCACAAGTTATGTTAGTCATTATTACTCGTCTTTTTGAATGGAAATATGCAAAAAATAACGGTATTTCTTTCCAAACTGCATTGGTTAATGAACACATTGCATTATCGTTACGTTACAGCGGTTACTTAATTTCCACGGCTATGTCGGTAACGGCTGCTAGTTACTTTATCATTTTTGATGCAAATGCATTATGGCTTGGTATTGCTCAATGGGTAGTTATTAGTATTATTTTAATGGCTTTATTAACGGTTCTTACAGCGATTGCTAAGTTTCTTGTTTTATGGGGGATTAATCGCCGTGAAGAGGTTGAAGATCAACAAAATGTTGGTATTGCAACAATTGAATTAGCAACATCATTCTCGATTGCATTGCTATTGATGGGCTTGATGTCTTAA
- the lpxK gene encoding tetraacyldisaccharide 4'-kinase produces the protein MPFWYQSTRWWAWLLFPLALAMQCISAVRCYAYKKGWLKSYQSPLPVVVVGNISVGGNGKTPFVISLCELLIKQGYKPGVVSRGYGGKSGAYPLLVGQDTIGKEAGDEPVLIYKRLNIPVVVDPVRSNAATYLAEQCDVDVIITDDGLQHYALQRDIEIVVVDGKRRYGNQHIMPMGPLREPVSRLKTVDYIINNGENYVGEFTMLLLPSECKRVDGQADILTLQSTQSVNACAAIGYPPRFFDTLIKQNFILQKKIAFADHHAYTEDDFKQFETTIPLLMTEKDAVKCTGFAQPNWWYLPIDGQLPDTFTQPFLEKLKQIKESKC, from the coding sequence ATGCCATTTTGGTATCAATCAACTCGTTGGTGGGCGTGGTTGTTATTCCCATTGGCTTTAGCCATGCAATGTATTAGTGCTGTACGTTGTTATGCCTATAAAAAAGGGTGGTTAAAAAGCTATCAAAGTCCGTTGCCTGTAGTCGTTGTTGGCAATATTTCGGTGGGCGGTAATGGTAAAACACCCTTTGTAATTAGCCTATGTGAGTTGTTAATTAAACAAGGTTATAAACCGGGTGTAGTTAGCCGTGGTTATGGTGGAAAGTCAGGAGCCTATCCATTGTTAGTCGGGCAAGATACTATTGGAAAAGAAGCTGGTGATGAACCTGTTTTAATTTATAAACGTTTAAATATTCCTGTCGTCGTTGATCCGGTTCGTTCCAATGCAGCTACTTATTTAGCTGAACAGTGTGACGTTGATGTCATTATTACCGATGATGGACTTCAACATTATGCATTACAACGCGATATTGAAATTGTGGTTGTAGACGGTAAACGACGTTATGGTAATCAACATATTATGCCGATGGGACCTCTTAGAGAGCCGGTCAGTCGTTTAAAAACTGTAGATTATATTATTAATAATGGTGAAAATTATGTTGGTGAATTTACTATGTTATTACTGCCCTCAGAATGTAAAAGAGTCGATGGTCAAGCTGATATATTAACACTTCAATCTACTCAATCAGTCAATGCGTGTGCTGCAATAGGTTACCCTCCGCGCTTTTTTGATACACTCATAAAACAAAACTTCATATTACAAAAAAAGATCGCATTTGCAGATCATCATGCTTATACAGAAGATGATTTTAAGCAATTTGAAACAACGATACCGCTATTAATGACAGAAAAAGATGCAGTAAAATGTACCGGCTTTGCACAACCTAATTGGTGGTATTTACCGATTGATGGACAATTACCGGATACATTTACTCAACCATTTTTAGAAAAATTAAAACAGATTAAGGAATCAAAATGTTAG
- a CDS encoding lysophospholipid acyltransferase family protein, which translates to MISSQQVFKKYFPQLIENSLQHKLLSSLCKNLLHETEFLQFAERYPNLKGFDLIEKTLDYFNFSFTTVDKQIERIPVTGRVVIIANHPIGTLDGLALLHLVKKLRNDVKVVANELLMEIKPLHNVLLPVNNMSGNTARQDLLNIHEFLSADGAIIIFPAGEVSRFTAKGIKDCTWQKGFLKIASRAKAPILPIHIKARNSWTFYASSLFYKPLAGLLLVKEMFKHNEQSIQVSIGKLIPFSSYGQNQLSTKVKVNLLQKEVYRVAKGQQSYFKTETVIAHPVARVELKHAIKECQLLGITSDGKSIYLLENPEHGVILKELGRCRELTFRSVGEGTGEKRDLDKFDLDYMHIILWDKEQLELVGAYRFTTTSRLISKQGVNALYSAQLFNYQADMQPYFERGIELGRSFVQPRYWGKRSLDYLWQGIGAYLAMNQDIRYLFGPVSLSASLPKKAHVFLVYFYQLYFPAQGYLAIAKNAYSLSDELDNELLTYFSGDNYAKDFMKLKTMMNNMGVSVPTLYKQYTELCYEGGVQFVDFNIDPDFNHCIDGLVVVDLSFLKEKKQSRYIDIHLKSETIKKIVA; encoded by the coding sequence ATGATTTCAAGTCAGCAGGTATTCAAGAAGTATTTCCCGCAACTAATAGAGAATTCATTACAACATAAGTTGTTAAGCTCATTGTGTAAAAACCTACTGCATGAAACTGAGTTTTTGCAGTTTGCCGAGCGTTATCCTAATTTGAAAGGATTTGATTTAATCGAGAAAACACTCGATTATTTTAATTTTAGCTTTACCACTGTAGATAAGCAGATTGAACGTATTCCTGTCACGGGACGTGTTGTGATTATTGCAAATCATCCTATTGGCACGTTAGATGGTTTAGCCTTATTACATTTAGTTAAAAAACTAAGAAATGATGTAAAGGTAGTCGCTAACGAATTGTTGATGGAAATAAAACCCTTACATAATGTGTTATTACCTGTGAATAACATGTCAGGTAATACTGCAAGACAAGACTTACTTAATATTCATGAGTTTTTATCAGCAGACGGTGCAATTATTATTTTCCCCGCTGGTGAAGTTTCCCGTTTTACCGCAAAAGGTATTAAGGATTGCACATGGCAAAAAGGCTTTTTAAAAATAGCTTCTCGAGCAAAAGCACCGATATTACCGATTCATATTAAAGCGAGAAATTCTTGGACCTTTTATGCATCTTCATTGTTTTATAAACCTTTAGCTGGTTTGTTATTAGTGAAAGAGATGTTTAAACATAATGAGCAAAGTATTCAAGTTAGTATTGGTAAGTTAATTCCTTTTAGTAGTTACGGCCAAAATCAACTATCGACTAAGGTCAAAGTTAATTTATTACAAAAAGAAGTTTATCGCGTTGCGAAAGGGCAGCAAAGTTACTTTAAAACTGAAACGGTCATTGCTCATCCAGTTGCCAGAGTTGAATTAAAACATGCCATCAAAGAGTGTCAGTTATTAGGGATTACCTCTGATGGTAAAAGTATCTATTTATTAGAAAATCCAGAGCATGGCGTTATTTTAAAAGAATTAGGTCGATGTAGAGAACTAACTTTTAGATCAGTAGGTGAAGGCACTGGTGAAAAACGTGATTTAGATAAATTCGATTTAGATTATATGCATATTATTCTATGGGATAAAGAACAATTAGAATTAGTAGGGGCATATCGATTTACCACAACTTCTCGCTTAATATCAAAGCAAGGAGTTAATGCCCTATATAGCGCACAACTATTTAATTACCAAGCGGATATGCAACCTTACTTTGAGCGAGGCATTGAACTTGGGCGAAGTTTTGTACAGCCTCGTTATTGGGGGAAACGCAGTTTGGATTATTTATGGCAAGGTATAGGTGCTTATTTAGCGATGAACCAAGATATTCGTTATTTATTTGGACCTGTTTCATTGAGCGCTTCTTTACCCAAAAAAGCCCATGTATTTTTAGTGTATTTTTATCAATTGTACTTTCCTGCACAAGGGTATTTAGCGATAGCAAAAAACGCTTATTCATTATCGGATGAATTAGATAATGAGTTACTTACTTATTTTAGCGGTGATAATTACGCAAAAGATTTCATGAAGCTAAAAACCATGATGAATAATATGGGCGTCAGTGTACCGACTTTATATAAACAATACACTGAGCTTTGTTATGAAGGTGGGGTACAGTTTGTCGACTTCAATATTGATCCTGATTTTAATCATTGCATTGATGGTTTAGTCGTCGTTGACTTAAGTTTTTTAAAAGAAAAAAAACAAAGCCGATATATTGATATTCATCTTAAAAGTGAAACGATCAAAAAAATTGTGGCTTAG
- the pfkA gene encoding 6-phosphofructokinase, whose protein sequence is MIKKIGVLTSGGDAPGMNCAVRAVVRTCLSHDVEVFGIYDGFAGLHEGKIEQLDRHSVSDVINRGGTFLGSARFPEFKEESVRKEAIKQLEKVGIEALIVIGGDGSYMGALKLSEMGYPCIGLPGTIDNDIAGTDFTIGFMTCLNTIVDAVDRLRDTSSSHNRISIVEMMGRYCGDLTLWAAIAGGSEYVIVPEKEFDEEKLIKQIQLGEEKGKKHAIVAITEHITDVNALAKRIQERTKRETRATILGHIQRGGSPMAFDRILASRMGSYAVDILMAGKSARCVGIKSGEMVDHDIVECLTEMKRPFRQDLYDLSDVLY, encoded by the coding sequence GTGATTAAAAAAATTGGTGTTCTAACAAGTGGTGGCGATGCGCCTGGTATGAATTGTGCAGTACGAGCAGTAGTTCGAACTTGTCTATCACACGATGTCGAAGTATTTGGTATCTACGATGGTTTTGCAGGATTACATGAAGGTAAAATTGAACAATTAGATCGCCACTCAGTATCTGATGTTATTAATCGTGGCGGTACATTTCTAGGGTCTGCTCGTTTCCCTGAGTTTAAAGAAGAAAGCGTTCGTAAAGAAGCCATTAAACAATTAGAAAAAGTCGGTATTGAAGCATTAATCGTTATCGGTGGTGATGGTTCATATATGGGTGCTTTGAAATTAAGTGAAATGGGATACCCATGTATTGGTCTTCCTGGCACAATTGATAACGATATTGCAGGCACTGATTTTACAATTGGTTTTATGACTTGTTTAAACACAATCGTAGATGCAGTTGACCGTTTGCGTGATACATCTTCTTCACATAACCGTATCTCAATTGTTGAAATGATGGGACGTTACTGTGGTGATTTAACTCTATGGGCGGCGATTGCTGGTGGTAGTGAATATGTTATCGTCCCTGAAAAAGAATTTGATGAAGAAAAGCTAATTAAACAAATTCAATTAGGTGAAGAGAAAGGTAAAAAGCATGCGATTGTTGCAATCACAGAGCATATTACTGACGTTAATGCTTTAGCTAAACGTATTCAAGAAAGAACTAAACGTGAAACACGTGCAACAATATTGGGGCATATCCAACGTGGTGGTTCTCCAATGGCATTTGACCGTATTTTAGCAAGTCGTATGGGTTCTTATGCTGTTGATATTTTAATGGCAGGCAAAAGCGCACGCTGTGTTGGCATTAAAAGCGGTGAAATGGTTGACCATGACATCGTTGAATGTTTGACAGAAATGAAGCGACCATTCCGTCAAGATTTATACGACTTATCAGACGTTCTATATTAG
- the kdsB gene encoding 3-deoxy-manno-octulosonate cytidylyltransferase: MSFIVVIPARYQSTRLPAKPLADILGKTMIERVAEQALKSGAKQVIVATDDQRIVDVLKDLNNIDVCLTSKNHESGTDRLAEVCTIYQFADDEIIVNVQGDEPLIPPSVIKQVANNLFANEQASVATLSAPITDQEDAFNINAVKVVTDKNKLALYFSRATTPWDRDNFTAKNQQAKNVNLQHLQRHIGIYAYRVSFLKQYAQLSVSPLEMIEKLEQLRVLWHGYKIHVDIACELPPAGVDTADDLQRVIKVLSDRTLNSKEL, encoded by the coding sequence ATGTCATTTATTGTAGTTATTCCGGCACGGTACCAATCTACCCGATTACCAGCAAAACCATTGGCTGATATTTTGGGTAAAACCATGATTGAACGTGTTGCAGAGCAAGCATTAAAAAGTGGTGCTAAACAAGTCATTGTGGCCACTGATGATCAACGTATTGTTGACGTTTTAAAAGACTTAAATAATATTGATGTCTGTTTAACATCTAAAAATCATGAATCAGGTACAGACAGGTTGGCTGAAGTTTGCACTATCTATCAATTTGCAGACGATGAAATAATCGTTAATGTGCAGGGCGATGAGCCTTTAATTCCACCAAGTGTAATAAAGCAAGTCGCCAATAATCTATTTGCTAATGAACAAGCGAGTGTTGCCACATTAAGTGCCCCTATTACTGATCAAGAAGATGCATTTAATATTAATGCAGTTAAAGTTGTTACAGATAAAAATAAACTCGCTTTATATTTTAGCCGTGCGACAACACCTTGGGATCGCGATAATTTCACTGCAAAAAACCAACAAGCAAAAAATGTTAATTTGCAACATTTACAACGTCATATTGGCATTTATGCCTACCGTGTTAGCTTTTTAAAACAATACGCACAATTATCTGTATCACCTTTAGAAATGATAGAGAAATTAGAGCAATTACGTGTATTGTGGCATGGTTACAAAATACATGTTGATATTGCCTGTGAATTACCGCCGGCAGGTGTTGATACAGCTGATGACTTACAACGTGTCATTAAAGTATTGTCTGATAGAACGCTTAACAGTAAGGAATTATAA
- a CDS encoding polyamine aminopropyltransferase, whose amino-acid sequence MQSNSLNSKKIKLVIDDALLILIMATLACCGLIYEYLLSHYSARILGSVETVIYAIIGIMIVSMGLGAFAAKKIKDAFQGFVILELTVALIGCSATLFIASVIGFSQTLPQIIADTYQIPNDVLIKGDFLASITWLSINLPYLFAFILGFLIGMEIPLIARIRETIYGHHLAHNAGTIYGADYIGAGVGAAIWVLFMLNIEISQAAALTASLNLIAGFIFLVRFKQYLRHKVKLIVGHLILAVFIVLIFVSGGHWQKQMQNMLYLDKVVYQTQTPYQNLVFTERLLGGGYEPIYNFYINGRLQFSSLDEHIYHEFLVHPAMQASARHDNILIIGGGDGLALREVQKWNPSHVTLIDLDPNLIALFKTPEAFLPPHLSDKIERLTQDSFNQPGVHVINDDAFIAIDRLLAKKQSFDTIIVDLPDPSHPDLNKVYSVNFYYRLKHLLSGDGVIVVQSTSPFHAQSAFISVGKTLQKAGFSTEQYHQNVPSFGEWGWTIGSKSGQTPSQRLAKFKQIEVPTKWLTLPLLNGSFVFNKDFYINKDKIKVNYLGTNALYQYHQKAWEVETEFSN is encoded by the coding sequence ATGCAATCAAACTCACTTAATAGTAAAAAAATCAAACTAGTGATCGATGATGCTTTATTAATTTTAATCATGGCAACATTAGCTTGTTGTGGTTTAATTTATGAGTACCTTCTCTCTCATTATTCAGCACGTATTTTAGGCAGTGTGGAAACTGTTATCTATGCCATTATTGGTATTATGATTGTCTCTATGGGCTTAGGGGCATTTGCTGCTAAAAAAATCAAAGATGCCTTTCAAGGTTTTGTCATTTTAGAGTTAACCGTGGCATTAATCGGTTGTAGTGCGACTTTATTCATTGCTTCTGTGATCGGATTTAGTCAAACCTTACCGCAAATCATTGCTGATACTTATCAGATACCAAATGATGTTTTAATCAAAGGTGACTTTTTAGCCAGCATCACTTGGCTTAGTATTAATTTACCTTATTTATTCGCCTTTATTTTGGGCTTCCTTATTGGTATGGAAATTCCTTTAATTGCACGTATTCGTGAAACCATTTACGGTCATCATTTGGCACATAATGCAGGGACTATATATGGTGCAGATTATATAGGGGCAGGTGTAGGTGCCGCTATATGGGTACTGTTTATGCTAAATATTGAAATTAGCCAAGCAGCAGCATTAACAGCGTCACTAAACTTAATTGCTGGTTTTATCTTTTTAGTTCGCTTTAAACAATATTTACGTCACAAAGTTAAGTTGATCGTAGGCCATTTAATATTGGCAGTCTTTATCGTACTCATTTTTGTATCTGGCGGGCATTGGCAAAAGCAAATGCAAAACATGTTATATCTAGACAAAGTAGTTTATCAAACTCAAACACCTTACCAAAACCTGGTATTTACAGAGCGTTTGTTAGGTGGTGGTTATGAACCTATTTATAATTTTTATATTAATGGGCGCTTACAATTCTCTAGTCTTGATGAACATATTTATCATGAGTTTTTAGTCCATCCTGCTATGCAAGCTTCTGCACGCCACGATAATATTTTAATTATTGGCGGTGGTGATGGTTTAGCATTAAGAGAAGTTCAAAAATGGAATCCTTCTCATGTGACCTTGATTGATTTAGATCCTAACTTGATCGCGTTATTTAAAACACCGGAAGCATTTTTACCACCTCATCTGAGTGATAAAATTGAACGCTTAACACAAGACAGTTTTAATCAACCTGGTGTTCATGTTATCAATGATGATGCTTTTATTGCTATTGATCGCTTGTTAGCAAAAAAACAAAGCTTTGATACCATTATTGTAGATTTACCTGATCCTAGCCATCCTGATTTGAATAAAGTTTATAGTGTGAATTTTTATTACCGCTTGAAGCATTTATTAAGTGGAGATGGTGTCATTGTGGTGCAATCTACCTCACCATTCCATGCTCAATCCGCTTTTATTTCAGTAGGGAAAACATTACAAAAAGCAGGGTTTAGCACTGAACAATATCATCAAAATGTACCGTCTTTTGGTGAATGGGGTTGGACTATTGGCAGCAAAAGTGGACAAACCCCATCGCAACGTTTAGCTAAGTTTAAACAGATTGAGGTGCCAACTAAATGGTTAACATTACCATTATTAAACGGATCGTTTGTGTTCAATAAAGATTTTTATATTAATAAAGATAAAATAAAAGTTAACTATCTTGGCACTAATGCTTTATATCAATATCATCAAAAAGCATGGGAAGTAGAAACGGAGTTTTCAAACTAA
- a CDS encoding SulP family inorganic anion transporter — MFEFPQINKSSVKNDVLSGLTVALALVPEAVAFAFVAGVEPMIGLYAAFMVGLVTAIFGGRPGMISGATGAMAVVMVALVSEHGVQYLFAAVLLAGLLQVLFGAFHLGKFIRMVPHSVMIGFVNGLAIIIFLAQLGQFKVKDAAGNLTWLQGEAMYIMLGLIALTMAIIHFLPKLTNAVPSTLVAILVVTLLVYFVPALDTRTVLDFLQSMSGDENATIAGTLPTFSLPVVPFTVETLQIILPYSLILAAVGLIESLLTLTVVDEMTGTRGRPNKECVAQGASNMINGVFGGMGGCAMIGQSMININSGGRGRLSGITAALALLAFILFASGLIEIVPLAALVGVMFIVVLGTFEWASFKMMRNVPVKDAFVIVLVSAVTVVTDLAIAVFVGVIVSALVFAWEHARHIHAKIDQNKEATEKSYSINGPLFFGSVSNFLELFDVKNDPRHVVVDFAESRVADHSAIEAISVLNERYVKEGKKLHIRHLSKDCRKLLHKAGVLVEMNVIEDPSYAVASDTLG; from the coding sequence GTGTTCGAATTCCCCCAAATTAATAAAAGCAGTGTTAAAAATGATGTGCTTTCAGGTTTAACTGTTGCACTTGCACTGGTTCCTGAAGCGGTGGCTTTTGCCTTCGTCGCAGGAGTAGAACCAATGATTGGTTTATACGCTGCATTTATGGTGGGTTTAGTGACTGCTATATTCGGTGGTCGCCCTGGTATGATTTCAGGTGCAACCGGTGCTATGGCTGTGGTAATGGTTGCATTGGTAAGTGAGCATGGCGTTCAATATCTATTTGCAGCGGTGTTATTAGCTGGTTTATTACAGGTTTTATTTGGTGCATTTCATCTCGGAAAATTCATCCGTATGGTCCCGCACTCGGTAATGATAGGTTTTGTGAATGGTTTAGCGATTATTATCTTCTTAGCGCAATTGGGGCAGTTTAAAGTTAAAGATGCAGCAGGCAACTTGACATGGCTTCAAGGCGAAGCGATGTACATTATGTTAGGGCTCATTGCATTAACCATGGCAATTATTCATTTTCTTCCAAAATTAACTAATGCAGTACCGTCTACTTTAGTGGCTATTTTAGTGGTTACTTTATTAGTTTACTTTGTACCTGCATTAGATACGCGCACCGTCTTAGATTTTCTACAAAGTATGAGTGGTGATGAAAACGCAACAATAGCAGGCACATTACCTACTTTTTCTCTACCAGTTGTTCCGTTCACAGTAGAAACCTTACAAATCATTTTACCTTACTCACTTATTCTAGCAGCAGTTGGTTTAATTGAATCATTACTTACATTAACCGTTGTAGATGAAATGACAGGTACGCGTGGTCGTCCTAATAAAGAATGTGTTGCACAAGGTGCATCTAACATGATTAACGGTGTATTTGGCGGTATGGGAGGTTGTGCGATGATTGGTCAATCAATGATCAACATCAATTCAGGTGGTCGTGGTCGTCTATCTGGTATTACTGCTGCATTAGCATTACTTGCCTTTATATTATTTGCTTCTGGTTTAATTGAGATAGTTCCGCTAGCGGCTTTAGTAGGCGTTATGTTTATCGTGGTATTAGGCACATTTGAATGGGCTTCATTCAAGATGATGCGTAACGTGCCTGTTAAAGATGCATTTGTTATTGTATTAGTTAGTGCGGTGACTGTCGTGACCGACCTTGCGATTGCTGTATTTGTAGGTGTGATTGTTTCTGCATTAGTATTTGCATGGGAACATGCTCGCCATATCCACGCTAAAATAGACCAAAACAAAGAAGCGACTGAAAAGTCTTATAGCATCAATGGTCCTTTATTCTTCGGTTCAGTAAGTAACTTTTTAGAGTTATTCGATGTTAAGAATGATCCTCGACATGTTGTTGTTGATTTTGCTGAGTCACGTGTTGCTGACCATTCTGCGATTGAAGCGATCAGTGTATTGAATGAACGTTATGTAAAAGAAGGTAAGAAATTACATATTCGTCATTTAAGTAAAGATTGCCGTAAGTTATTACACAAAGCAGGTGTGTTGGTTGAAATGAATGTGATTGAAGATCCATCATATGCGGTGGCATCTGATACGTTAGGTTAA
- a CDS encoding Trm112 family protein, which translates to MLDIKLLDIIACPICKGKLAYNKADNELICKFDHLAYPVRDGIPALLQVEARKLSADER; encoded by the coding sequence ATGTTAGATATTAAACTATTGGATATCATTGCCTGCCCAATATGCAAAGGTAAATTAGCTTATAACAAAGCTGATAATGAACTGATCTGTAAATTTGACCATTTAGCTTATCCTGTGAGAGATGGCATTCCAGCATTGTTACAAGTTGAAGCACGTAAACTGAGTGCAGACGAGAGATAG